In Aquimarina sp. TRL1, a single window of DNA contains:
- a CDS encoding DUF1028 domain-containing protein, whose amino-acid sequence MRHINNYFFLLCFALLLPMTLIAQHTFSIVAVDPETGEIGSAGATCISAEDGAITVSDIVLGVGAINTQALWTPSNQRAATKRMKAGDSPEQIIQWMVQHGEVPDNAQYVVVDLNGGAPRTAGYTGVKVFDEKLHLTGANYAIAGNILLSKEVIRDMETAFLQTEGSLADKLMAALQGAKRPGADSRCLRDGVSSGSAYIRVADPSDTNNEHGKLSLDLNVWITTNVFEPIDALQKEYDNLGQCVEVSLALKTDNYPTETSWEIQDKDRKVVASGGSYNKELITVKKCLPSGEYTFVIKDTYGDGICCRYGNGYYKLTSGGRTLASGGSFRYSEQTPFSLQNSKNLTLDMKNEVFVKDGGAQIAIYPNPADDIVVIKSDGQFISSYEIHDVFGKLIEKASNGIKTPNTTIYLDVKKYLSGMYFVTIYDDKQQKEVNQLIVK is encoded by the coding sequence ATGAGACATATAAATAATTATTTTTTTTTGTTGTGCTTTGCTTTGCTATTGCCAATGACGCTAATTGCGCAACATACTTTTTCTATTGTAGCAGTAGATCCGGAAACAGGTGAAATCGGAAGTGCAGGGGCTACCTGTATTAGTGCTGAAGATGGTGCGATAACTGTAAGTGATATTGTGTTAGGAGTAGGGGCAATCAATACGCAGGCATTATGGACACCGTCTAATCAACGAGCAGCTACTAAGCGTATGAAAGCAGGAGATTCTCCTGAGCAAATTATTCAATGGATGGTGCAACATGGAGAGGTTCCGGATAATGCGCAATATGTTGTTGTTGATTTAAATGGAGGGGCACCGAGAACAGCTGGATATACTGGGGTTAAGGTATTTGATGAAAAGTTACATCTTACGGGGGCTAATTATGCGATAGCTGGGAATATCTTGCTTTCTAAAGAGGTTATCAGGGATATGGAAACTGCTTTTTTGCAAACCGAAGGGAGTTTAGCAGACAAATTAATGGCAGCCTTGCAAGGGGCTAAAAGACCCGGGGCTGATTCTAGGTGTTTGCGGGATGGAGTGAGTTCGGGTTCTGCGTATATACGGGTGGCTGATCCGTCAGATACCAATAATGAACACGGAAAGCTTTCTCTTGATTTGAATGTGTGGATTACAACAAATGTTTTTGAGCCCATTGATGCTTTGCAAAAAGAATATGATAATTTGGGTCAATGTGTGGAGGTGTCACTTGCTTTAAAAACAGATAACTATCCGACAGAAACATCTTGGGAAATACAAGATAAGGATCGAAAAGTGGTAGCTTCGGGAGGATCTTATAATAAAGAACTTATTACAGTAAAAAAATGCCTTCCATCAGGAGAGTACACTTTTGTTATTAAGGATACATATGGAGATGGGATTTGTTGTAGGTATGGCAACGGATATTATAAATTGACATCAGGAGGAAGAACCTTGGCTTCAGGAGGTAGCTTCAGATATTCGGAGCAGACTCCATTTAGTTTGCAAAATTCAAAAAACTTAACGTTGGATATGAAGAATGAGGTTTTTGTTAAAGATGGAGGAGCTCAGATTGCGATATATCCGAATCCTGCAGATGATATAGTTGTGATCAAGTCCGATGGTCAATTTATTTCTTCTTATGAAATACATGATGTTTTTGGTAAGCTTATAGAAAAAGCCAGCAATGGTATAAAAACGCCTAATACAACTATTTATCTCGATGTAAAAAAGTATCTCTCAGGAATGTATTTTGTTACGATCTATGATGATAAGCAGCAAAAAGAAGTAAATCAGCTAATAGTAAAATAA
- the polA gene encoding DNA polymerase I — MSQNRLFLLDAYALIFRGYYALIKNPRINSKGQDTSAILGFTNSLFDVIKREKPDHLAVAFDKGGSKDRLEIFEEYKANRDETPEAIKIAVPIIQEILKALNIPIIELEGVEADDLIGTLAKQAEKEGYQTYMVTPDKDYAQLVSENIFMYRPARMGNGIEIWGIPEVQKKFDVERPEQVIDYLGMMGDAVDNIPGLPGVGDKTARKFIAQFGSMETLFENTDQLKGKMKEKVEANQELGLLSKKLATIITDCDVTFNAEACKLSEPDSNKVQEIFEELEFRRLKDQFLKIFFGNDNTKTNTNTTNKAAGAGQFSLFGSNEEQEDKTASFSSRKTIENTEHFYQSIAPGMATKLFIQNLLKQEQVCFDTETTGLDSLTAELVGIAFSWEKGKGFYIPFPEDQNEAQILIETLRPFFESEAIIKIGQNLKYDIKVLSKYNITVKGILFDTMLAHYLINPDMRHNMDVLSETYLNYTPVSITELIGKKGKNQLSFRDVPVEKQTEYAVEDADITFQLKEHFTPELNEANILSLFEDIEIPLLRVLGAMEIEGINLDKDFLSSLSTELENDIDTLKQKIYEKAGEEFNIASPKQLGVILFEKLKLVDKPKKTKTGQYSTSEDVLSYLSKDHEIIRNILEYRGLSKLKSTYIDALPNQVNTTTGRVHTDYMQTVAATGRLSSNNPNLQNIPIRTERGRQVRKAFIPRDKDHILLAADYSQIELRIIAALSKEETMISAFKNGEDIHASTAAKVFNVPIEEVSREQRSNAKTVNFGIIYGVSAFGLSNQTDLSRSEAKELIDTYYKTYPKLRNYISEQVDFARENGYVQTVLGRRRYLKDINSANAVVRGAAERNAVNAPIQGSAADIIKIAMINIHKKLTDGNFKTKMLLQVHDELVFDVYKPELESIKSIIQSEMENAYTLEVPLDVELGTGENWLEAH; from the coding sequence ATGTCACAAAACCGTCTTTTTCTTCTCGACGCATACGCTTTGATCTTTAGAGGATATTATGCCTTAATCAAAAACCCCAGAATTAATTCCAAGGGACAGGACACCTCTGCCATTTTAGGTTTTACAAATTCTCTCTTTGATGTGATTAAAAGAGAAAAACCAGATCATCTTGCCGTAGCATTTGACAAAGGAGGAAGTAAAGACCGACTGGAAATCTTCGAAGAATACAAAGCCAATAGAGACGAAACCCCTGAAGCTATAAAAATTGCCGTTCCTATCATTCAGGAGATATTAAAAGCATTGAACATTCCTATTATAGAACTAGAAGGCGTTGAGGCAGATGACCTGATTGGTACACTGGCAAAACAAGCTGAAAAGGAAGGGTATCAAACTTATATGGTAACCCCTGATAAAGATTATGCACAATTGGTTTCTGAAAACATTTTTATGTATCGCCCTGCTAGAATGGGAAATGGAATTGAAATATGGGGAATTCCCGAAGTTCAGAAAAAGTTCGACGTAGAAAGACCTGAACAAGTTATCGATTACTTGGGCATGATGGGAGATGCGGTTGACAATATTCCTGGTCTCCCCGGAGTAGGAGACAAAACAGCTCGTAAGTTTATTGCACAATTCGGTTCCATGGAAACGCTTTTTGAAAATACTGACCAGCTCAAAGGAAAGATGAAAGAAAAAGTCGAAGCCAATCAAGAGTTGGGATTGTTATCCAAAAAACTAGCAACCATTATTACCGATTGCGATGTAACCTTTAACGCAGAAGCCTGTAAGCTATCTGAACCAGACTCTAACAAGGTACAAGAGATATTCGAAGAGCTGGAATTCAGACGACTCAAAGATCAGTTTCTAAAAATCTTTTTTGGAAACGACAACACAAAAACAAACACTAATACAACCAATAAAGCTGCAGGAGCAGGACAATTTTCTCTATTTGGAAGCAATGAAGAACAAGAGGATAAAACAGCCTCTTTCTCTTCCAGAAAGACCATAGAAAACACGGAGCATTTTTACCAAAGTATTGCTCCTGGAATGGCTACCAAATTATTCATACAAAATCTACTGAAACAAGAACAAGTATGTTTTGATACGGAAACAACAGGATTAGATTCTCTTACCGCCGAATTGGTAGGAATCGCTTTTTCTTGGGAAAAAGGCAAAGGATTTTACATTCCCTTTCCCGAAGATCAAAATGAAGCACAGATCCTCATTGAAACTCTTCGTCCTTTCTTCGAATCAGAAGCCATTATTAAAATAGGACAGAACCTCAAATATGATATCAAGGTATTATCCAAATACAATATAACAGTAAAAGGTATTTTATTCGACACCATGCTCGCTCATTATCTTATTAATCCTGATATGAGACATAACATGGATGTGTTATCAGAAACATACCTAAACTACACACCGGTCTCTATAACTGAACTTATCGGAAAAAAAGGGAAAAACCAATTATCTTTCAGAGACGTTCCCGTAGAAAAACAAACCGAATATGCCGTGGAAGATGCAGATATAACATTCCAGCTAAAAGAGCATTTTACACCGGAACTCAATGAAGCGAATATTCTATCACTATTTGAAGATATTGAAATCCCCCTACTAAGGGTCTTAGGAGCTATGGAAATCGAAGGAATTAATCTGGATAAGGATTTTCTCTCTTCTCTCTCTACGGAACTAGAAAACGATATCGATACTCTAAAGCAAAAAATATACGAAAAAGCAGGAGAAGAATTCAACATTGCTTCTCCAAAACAACTAGGTGTCATTTTATTCGAAAAGCTAAAACTTGTCGATAAACCAAAAAAAACAAAAACAGGTCAATACAGCACCTCTGAAGATGTCTTATCCTATCTATCCAAGGACCATGAAATCATCAGAAACATATTAGAATACAGAGGATTATCTAAACTAAAAAGCACCTATATAGATGCACTCCCTAATCAGGTTAATACAACTACAGGAAGAGTTCATACTGACTATATGCAAACTGTAGCTGCAACAGGAAGACTAAGCTCCAACAACCCTAACCTACAAAACATTCCTATCAGAACTGAAAGAGGAAGGCAAGTGCGAAAAGCATTTATTCCAAGAGATAAAGATCATATTTTACTAGCTGCCGATTACTCTCAGATAGAATTGAGGATTATTGCCGCACTAAGCAAAGAAGAAACAATGATTAGCGCTTTTAAAAACGGGGAAGACATTCACGCTTCTACTGCTGCAAAAGTATTTAATGTTCCTATCGAAGAAGTAAGCCGGGAACAACGAAGTAATGCAAAGACTGTAAATTTTGGGATTATTTATGGTGTATCTGCATTCGGATTAAGCAACCAAACAGATTTATCCCGAAGCGAAGCGAAAGAACTAATCGACACCTATTATAAGACATATCCCAAATTGAGAAATTACATTAGTGAACAAGTAGATTTCGCTAGAGAGAACGGATATGTACAGACCGTTCTGGGAAGGCGCCGTTATCTAAAAGACATTAACTCTGCCAATGCTGTTGTCAGAGGTGCTGCAGAGCGAAATGCTGTTAACGCTCCTATACAAGGAAGTGCAGCAGATATTATAAAAATTGCCATGATCAACATACACAAAAAACTAACCGATGGTAATTTTAAAACCAAAATGCTTTTACAGGTTCATGATGAATTGGTTTTTGATGTTTACAAACCTGAATTAGAAAGCATCAAATCGATCATTCAGTCCGAAATGGAAAATGCCTACACCCTCGAAGTCCCTCTTGATGTAGAACTGGGAACTGGTGAAAACTGGCTAGAAGCACATTAA
- a CDS encoding universal stress protein, protein MIERILVPTDFSPQAESALKVAAQVAKKNNAEIYLLHIIDLPDYSNDLVISGNSAPAPPAILFMQQTHLKYEEYKDKDYLEGITVKETVSFEGMQKGVSDTCTNNDIDLIIMGSNGASGVKELFIGSNSEKIVRFSKIPVLVIKNECDLFNIKNFVYASSFEEEDKLTLLAAYNFSKEIDATFNLVWINTSSKFRTTHYIEHKMNSLLSTLPIEDYTLNIYNDETIEKGIMNFANTIKAGIIGMGTHGRTGISHFVNGSISEDMVNHAKRPVITFRIPAN, encoded by the coding sequence ATGATAGAAAGAATACTTGTACCCACAGATTTTTCCCCTCAAGCAGAAAGTGCACTAAAAGTAGCTGCTCAGGTAGCCAAAAAGAACAATGCAGAGATTTATTTATTACACATCATCGATCTACCAGACTACTCTAATGACCTAGTCATATCAGGTAACTCTGCTCCGGCACCACCTGCCATCTTGTTTATGCAGCAAACGCATCTCAAGTATGAAGAGTACAAAGACAAGGACTACCTAGAAGGTATTACCGTTAAAGAAACCGTAAGTTTTGAAGGCATGCAAAAGGGCGTTTCCGATACTTGTACCAACAATGATATTGATCTTATCATCATGGGATCCAACGGAGCATCTGGCGTAAAAGAACTGTTTATTGGTTCTAATTCTGAAAAAATAGTGCGTTTTTCAAAAATTCCAGTTTTGGTTATCAAAAATGAATGCGACCTCTTTAATATTAAAAATTTCGTATACGCTTCCAGCTTTGAAGAAGAAGACAAATTAACTTTACTGGCCGCATATAACTTCTCCAAAGAAATAGATGCTACCTTTAATCTGGTATGGATTAACACTTCCAGCAAATTTAGAACTACTCACTATATCGAACATAAGATGAATAGTTTACTCAGCACATTACCCATTGAAGATTACACCTTAAACATCTACAATGATGAAACTATAGAAAAAGGTATTATGAATTTTGCCAACACCATTAAAGCCGGGATTATCGGAATGGGAACTCATGGCAGAACAGGAATATCACATTTTGTAAACGGAAGCATTAGCGAAGACATGGTCAATCATGCCAAAAGACCAGTTATTACATTCAGGATTCCAGCGAACTAA
- a CDS encoding co-chaperone YbbN — MSKFGDLISLNIPILLDFYTDWNEPSKAMHPVLRDVAAAIGDRGKVIKIDVDKNEELATALRVKGLPTLMIYKGGEMVWRQSGEQDANTLIGIMKEFT; from the coding sequence ATGTCAAAGTTTGGAGATTTAATTAGTTTAAACATTCCTATTTTGCTCGATTTTTATACAGATTGGAATGAGCCTTCCAAGGCGATGCATCCAGTGCTTAGAGATGTTGCTGCTGCGATAGGAGATAGAGGAAAGGTTATAAAAATTGATGTGGATAAAAATGAAGAACTAGCAACTGCTTTACGGGTTAAAGGACTTCCTACATTAATGATTTATAAAGGAGGTGAAATGGTCTGGAGGCAAAGTGGGGAGCAGGATGCGAATACCCTGATTGGTATCATGAAAGAGTTTACGTAA
- the rimP gene encoding ribosome assembly cofactor RimP, whose translation MSLKEKVEGFLLEGLKENPKLFLINWTISPSNHIEVIIDGDEGVKVEDCISISRSIEHNLDREEEDFSLQVMSAGVSEGLSHIRQYKKNIGRKLSVKTNEETVEGELISVTDESVLLRWKAREPKPVGKGKVTVTKEASLCFEDIQEAKVMITF comes from the coding sequence ATGTCATTAAAAGAAAAAGTTGAAGGATTTTTACTCGAAGGGCTTAAAGAGAATCCTAAGTTGTTTTTGATTAACTGGACTATAAGTCCTTCAAATCATATCGAGGTTATTATAGATGGTGATGAGGGGGTGAAAGTAGAAGATTGCATTTCGATAAGCAGATCAATAGAACATAATTTAGATAGAGAAGAAGAAGATTTTTCTTTGCAGGTTATGTCAGCAGGGGTTTCTGAAGGGTTGTCGCATATTCGACAATATAAAAAGAATATTGGAAGAAAGCTTTCCGTGAAAACCAATGAAGAGACTGTTGAAGGAGAGTTGATCTCAGTGACAGATGAATCAGTGTTACTGCGCTGGAAAGCAAGAGAGCCTAAACCTGTTGGAAAAGGAAAAGTAACCGTTACCAAAGAAGCATCTCTTTGTTTTGAAGATATACAAGAAGCAAAAGTTATGATAACATTTTAA
- a CDS encoding DUF2723 domain-containing protein, whose amino-acid sequence MNTFNFTKWNKILGWVVFAIALLTYSLTVEPTSSFWDAGEYIATSSKLQVGHPPGAPLFQMIGAFASIFASDPTQIALVVNMTSAVASAFAILFMFWSITILLRKLILSSEEEFSQSKGIAVLGAALVGSLSFTFTDSFWFNAVEAEVYAMATCILSILFYLGLLWERDMHKPRGNRWLILISLIVGLSFGVHFMGLLSIPAIGLLYYFKNYKVTLKGFITANIIVVAVLLFIFKLLLPSTLKFFGALEVFFVNSINLPFNSGTIIAALLISTAFYFGLKFTRKKEYAQLNTLLLCILFILVGFSSWIMLPIRANAGTVINENNPNNARELLAYYNLEQYPETHLFYGPQFSEIYAGLDEDEPYKEGKPKYEKDTKKGKYIIVNKNYKKSRQNLDNRHKAFLPRMWSTEHISNYMEYTGPLKFTIKPEYQGKKELIDVITEFRRDYARGNIDYDDYHKFLQSFGEYINVQKPTLLSNIHYLIDYQMGYMYWRYFMWNFVGRQNDVQGKMTNLDGNWLSGIKFIDETRLGSQENLPSDALKNKARNTYYFLPLILGLLGLIFQAQKDKKNFWILLVFFLFTGLALKIYLNERPFEPRERDYALVGSFYVFAMWIGFGVYALFDLLKEAISPKLSAPITTVICLLAVPTLLASENWDDHDRSNRYTAQSMAKMYLQSCQKDAIIFTIGDNDTFALWYAQEIEGYRTDVRTVNTSLFATDWYIDQMKRAAYDSKPIPSQLDHKFYAHGNNDAIFHQEITKDTMLIKNWMRWIQSDDPRTQGDLASGVTVNTFPTKHIRIPVDKEAVLKNGIVAPEDADQIVPYIDIHLKGEVLYKNRLMMLDIIANNNWERPIYFTGGSFGDDDYLWMKDYLQLDGLTYKLVPIKTKVDPRLPFEMGRIHTKTMYNNVKSWEWGNSESPDIYHDPETRKNSITYRSNLARLVEALIQEGDMKKAKEILDLGMEKLPIEYYEYYTLLEPYVSGYYKVGEKEKARALWVKIAKKYQEQLTYFSNLTLLEQHNYGEEILINVERYRAVVDLLIENQDKDWIEEKAEEFNSYLRMFSKLYKGDRSYDEEEAIRKQEEDLKKEFKKESDIQDSIDSIPNAQ is encoded by the coding sequence ATGAACACATTCAACTTTACAAAGTGGAATAAAATTTTAGGATGGGTCGTTTTTGCTATTGCATTACTCACCTACTCATTAACCGTAGAACCCACATCCAGTTTTTGGGATGCAGGAGAATATATTGCTACTTCTTCCAAATTACAAGTCGGTCATCCACCCGGAGCTCCGCTTTTTCAAATGATTGGTGCCTTTGCTTCCATTTTTGCTTCTGACCCTACTCAGATCGCTTTGGTTGTTAATATGACCTCTGCTGTAGCAAGTGCTTTCGCTATTTTATTCATGTTCTGGTCTATCACTATTTTACTCAGAAAACTTATTCTTTCTTCAGAAGAGGAATTTTCTCAAAGCAAAGGAATAGCAGTTTTAGGAGCTGCGTTAGTAGGATCACTTTCCTTTACTTTTACCGATAGTTTCTGGTTTAATGCCGTTGAAGCCGAAGTATATGCAATGGCTACCTGTATTCTATCCATTCTTTTTTATCTTGGATTATTATGGGAACGCGACATGCACAAGCCAAGAGGTAACCGATGGCTTATATTAATTTCGCTAATCGTCGGGCTTTCATTTGGGGTTCACTTTATGGGATTACTATCCATTCCTGCTATTGGGCTTTTATACTATTTTAAAAATTACAAAGTAACCTTGAAAGGTTTTATAACTGCCAATATTATTGTTGTTGCGGTTTTACTTTTTATTTTCAAATTACTACTCCCCAGCACCTTAAAATTCTTCGGAGCTTTAGAAGTCTTTTTTGTGAATAGCATTAACCTTCCTTTTAACTCAGGAACTATTATTGCGGCACTACTGATTTCCACAGCCTTTTATTTTGGGTTAAAATTCACCAGAAAAAAAGAATACGCTCAATTAAATACTTTGTTACTGTGTATCTTGTTTATTTTAGTCGGATTCTCTTCCTGGATCATGCTTCCTATACGTGCTAATGCAGGAACCGTTATCAATGAAAACAATCCTAATAATGCCCGAGAGTTATTAGCCTATTACAACTTGGAGCAATATCCTGAAACTCATTTATTCTACGGTCCTCAATTTTCAGAAATCTATGCCGGATTGGACGAAGATGAACCTTATAAAGAAGGAAAACCTAAATACGAAAAGGACACAAAAAAAGGAAAGTATATAATCGTTAATAAGAATTATAAAAAATCAAGACAAAACCTAGATAACAGGCACAAAGCATTTTTACCCAGAATGTGGAGTACGGAGCACATTTCGAACTACATGGAGTATACAGGACCTTTGAAGTTCACTATAAAACCTGAATATCAAGGCAAAAAAGAGTTGATCGACGTTATAACTGAGTTCAGAAGAGATTATGCCAGAGGAAATATTGATTATGACGATTACCATAAGTTTCTACAATCCTTTGGAGAATATATCAATGTTCAAAAACCCACCTTACTTAGTAATATTCACTATTTAATAGACTATCAAATGGGTTATATGTACTGGAGATATTTTATGTGGAATTTCGTTGGTAGGCAAAATGATGTTCAGGGTAAAATGACGAATTTGGATGGGAACTGGTTAAGCGGAATTAAATTCATCGATGAAACACGTCTAGGATCACAGGAAAACCTCCCTTCTGACGCACTAAAAAACAAAGCGAGAAATACTTATTATTTCTTGCCACTTATTTTAGGGCTACTCGGACTTATATTTCAGGCACAAAAAGACAAAAAGAATTTCTGGATACTCCTTGTATTCTTTCTTTTCACCGGGTTGGCTTTAAAAATTTATCTCAATGAACGCCCATTTGAACCAAGAGAAAGAGATTATGCTTTGGTAGGATCTTTTTATGTCTTTGCTATGTGGATTGGATTTGGAGTTTATGCCTTATTTGATTTACTAAAAGAAGCTATATCTCCAAAGTTATCTGCTCCTATAACAACTGTAATTTGTCTATTAGCAGTTCCAACTTTATTAGCTTCCGAAAACTGGGATGACCACGACAGATCCAACAGATATACCGCTCAGTCAATGGCAAAAATGTATCTCCAGTCCTGCCAAAAAGACGCTATTATTTTCACCATTGGGGACAATGATACTTTTGCTCTTTGGTATGCACAAGAGATTGAGGGATACAGAACAGATGTACGCACTGTCAACACCAGCCTTTTTGCAACTGACTGGTATATTGACCAAATGAAAAGAGCTGCCTACGACAGTAAGCCTATCCCTTCTCAATTGGATCATAAATTCTATGCACATGGTAATAACGATGCCATATTCCATCAAGAAATTACTAAGGACACTATGTTGATCAAAAACTGGATGCGATGGATACAAAGTGACGACCCGAGAACTCAGGGTGATCTGGCTAGTGGGGTAACCGTAAACACATTCCCGACCAAACACATACGAATTCCTGTCGACAAAGAAGCCGTTTTAAAGAACGGTATTGTAGCTCCAGAAGATGCAGACCAAATAGTTCCTTATATCGATATTCATCTCAAAGGAGAGGTACTATACAAAAATCGCCTTATGATGCTTGACATTATTGCCAACAACAACTGGGAACGTCCTATTTATTTTACTGGAGGTAGTTTTGGAGATGATGATTATCTGTGGATGAAAGACTATCTACAATTGGATGGTCTAACTTATAAACTAGTTCCTATTAAAACAAAAGTAGACCCTAGATTACCCTTCGAAATGGGAAGAATTCATACGAAGACCATGTATAACAATGTAAAAAGCTGGGAATGGGGAAATAGTGAAAGCCCAGATATATACCACGATCCGGAAACAAGAAAAAATTCGATTACTTACCGCAGTAACCTCGCTCGATTGGTAGAAGCACTAATCCAGGAAGGTGACATGAAAAAAGCGAAAGAAATTCTTGATTTAGGAATGGAAAAACTTCCGATTGAATACTATGAATATTATACGTTATTAGAACCTTATGTCTCCGGATATTACAAAGTAGGAGAAAAAGAAAAAGCTAGGGCTCTTTGGGTGAAAATTGCTAAAAAATATCAGGAGCAACTTACCTATTTCTCTAACTTAACCTTATTAGAACAGCACAATTACGGAGAAGAAATCTTAATTAACGTTGAACGATACAGAGCTGTTGTGGATCTTTTAATTGAAAACCAGGATAAAGACTGGATCGAAGAAAAGGCAGAAGAATTCAATAGCTACCTCCGAATGTTCTCTAAACTATACAAAGGAGACAGAAGCTATGACGAAGAAGAGGCTATAAGAAAGCAAGAAGAAGATCTAAAAAAGGAATTCAAAAAAGAATCAGATATTCAGGATAGCATAGATTCTATCCCTAATGCTCAATAA
- a CDS encoding polysaccharide deacetylase family protein, whose product MIPYKTPKIIKKIFSGCIWDYSNTHKKHIHLTFDDGPIPDVTEFVLDELKKYNARATFFCIGDNINKHPSVFKRILSEGHSIGNHTMNHLQAWKTPTDTYVNNIILCEKQINSHCKRMQQPKLFRPPHGQITLKTYRAIKKMGYKIILWDVLSKDWEASIDREVCSLKTIKHTEEGSIVVFHDSLKAANNMKYALPKVLAHFHKNGYTFNSIT is encoded by the coding sequence ATGATCCCTTATAAAACTCCTAAAATCATCAAAAAAATCTTTTCAGGATGTATATGGGATTATTCTAACACACACAAGAAGCACATTCATCTCACCTTTGATGATGGACCAATTCCTGATGTTACAGAATTTGTTCTAGATGAGCTAAAGAAATACAATGCTCGTGCGACTTTCTTTTGCATCGGAGACAACATCAATAAACACCCTTCAGTATTCAAAAGAATTCTATCTGAAGGACACAGCATTGGCAATCACACTATGAACCATCTACAAGCATGGAAGACCCCGACAGACACCTATGTAAATAATATCATCTTATGTGAAAAGCAAATAAACTCACACTGCAAAAGAATGCAACAACCAAAACTTTTTCGTCCTCCTCATGGGCAGATCACACTAAAAACCTATAGAGCTATCAAAAAGATGGGATATAAGATTATTCTTTGGGATGTATTATCGAAAGACTGGGAAGCTTCAATAGATAGAGAAGTGTGCTCTTTAAAAACTATCAAACACACAGAGGAAGGAAGTATTGTTGTTTTTCACGACAGCTTAAAAGCTGCTAATAACATGAAATATGCATTACCTAAGGTGTTGGCACATTTTCATAAAAATGGATATACGTTTAATAGCATCACCTAA
- a CDS encoding metallophosphoesterase: MRWVLLISLLSLIEFYAFQAVKTVIKSKPFHWGYLLVSVVLLCYVLFVFYSYDRSIGPTKSTLRAGGMLLVVLVPKLVIVVFLLGEDIIRGVVAVGTYLINFFAEKRSVDYLPGRRKFVSQIALGIAAIPLIGFLHGIFKGKYNFKVLKYTLYFDDLPDAFHGFRVAQISDIHSGSFDDEKKIAYAVELINEQEMDVLFFTGDIVNTMAKEMDPWISVFKNIKIPAYGKYSILGNHDYGEYVSWETKEAKAANFEAIKNIHDQIDFKLLLNESVFLEKGEDKIAVIGVENWGHNFKQAGDLKKASEKVNADDFKILLSHDPSHWEHEVKKHQEHYHLTLSGHTHGFQFGIEIPGFMKWSPVQYVYKQWAGMYQEYGRYLNVNRGFGFHAFPGRVGIWPEISIIELRKKGETS, encoded by the coding sequence ATGCGTTGGGTATTATTAATAAGTTTATTGTCATTAATTGAATTTTATGCTTTTCAAGCTGTTAAAACGGTGATTAAAAGCAAGCCTTTTCATTGGGGTTATTTGCTTGTTTCAGTGGTGTTATTGTGTTATGTGTTGTTTGTCTTTTATTCTTATGACAGAAGCATAGGACCTACTAAGTCAACTTTGAGAGCAGGAGGGATGTTGCTTGTAGTGTTGGTTCCTAAACTGGTTATTGTTGTATTTCTGTTGGGAGAGGATATTATTAGAGGGGTAGTTGCCGTTGGGACGTATCTGATTAATTTTTTTGCTGAGAAAAGATCTGTAGACTACCTTCCGGGAAGAAGAAAGTTTGTGAGCCAGATTGCTCTTGGGATTGCAGCAATTCCTTTAATAGGTTTTTTACATGGGATTTTTAAGGGGAAATACAATTTTAAAGTACTAAAATATACGCTCTACTTTGATGATCTTCCGGATGCGTTTCATGGATTCAGGGTAGCACAGATATCGGATATTCATTCTGGTAGTTTTGATGATGAAAAGAAAATAGCGTATGCGGTAGAGCTTATCAATGAACAGGAAATGGATGTGTTGTTTTTTACGGGTGATATCGTTAATACCATGGCGAAAGAAATGGATCCCTGGATTTCAGTTTTTAAAAATATTAAAATCCCTGCCTATGGGAAATATTCTATTTTGGGGAATCATGATTATGGAGAATATGTAAGCTGGGAAACAAAAGAGGCTAAAGCAGCCAATTTTGAAGCAATAAAGAATATACATGATCAGATTGATTTTAAGCTTCTTCTTAATGAGAGTGTTTTTCTGGAGAAAGGGGAAGATAAAATTGCTGTGATTGGAGTAGAAAACTGGGGGCATAACTTTAAGCAGGCTGGAGACCTGAAAAAAGCATCAGAGAAGGTAAATGCTGATGATTTTAAGATATTATTGAGTCATGATCCGTCGCATTGGGAACACGAGGTGAAAAAACATCAGGAACATTATCATTTAACCTTAAGTGGACATACACATGGATTTCAGTTTGGAATTGAGATCCCTGGATTTATGAAATGGAGTCCGGTTCAATATGTGTATAAACAATGGGCGGGAATGTATCAAGAGTATGGTCGTTATCTGAATGTCAATAGAGGGTTTGGTTTTCATGCTTTTCCGGGAAGAGTTGGAATCTGGCCGGAAATATCAATAATAGAGCTAAGAAAAAAGGGCGAAACTTCTTAA